CGTGCGGGCCGTGGTCGTGGATCAAGCGCTGCCCGATCTCGCCGGCTTCGACGTGTGCCGGGTGATCCGCGATCACGGCGACCTCCCCGTCGTGATGATCGCGGGTTGCGACCGGGAGGAGACGGTGATCCGCGCCTTTGCCGCGGGAGCCGACGACATCCTCGTGAAGCCCCTGCGCCTGGCCGAACTCGTGGCGCGCCTCCAGGCCCTCCTGCGCAGGGCTTCGCGCTTTGCCGCGGACCAGGAGCAAGCGCTGGAGCGCGGCCCCTTCCGCCTCGACCAGAGCCGCCTCGAGGTGACGATGGCCGGGCGCCGCGATCCCGTGCGGCTGACGCCCCTGGAGGCCAAGCTCCTGGGTCTGCTCATGGTCAACGCGAACCACGTGATGACCAAGGCTCGCCTCCAGGAGCTGATCTGGGGCTACCAGAACGACTCGTCGGGGGATCTCCTCAAGACGCACGTGCGGCACCTGCGCGTGAAACTCGAGGCCATGCCGAGCTTCCCTCGCTACATCCAGACCATCAACGGCGTGGGCTACACGTTCGTGTTGCCCAAGGTGCCCGAATTGCCGGATCTTCCGGATGTGGTGGTCGGCGTGGCGCAGGGCTTGCCGGCGGTGGCCTCTTCGTAGAGGGCCCGCAGCCGCCCGGGTTGCCGGCGGGCGTCATGCCGTGCCAGTACGGCGGCGCGGCCCAGCGCGCCCATGATCGGCCAGCGCTCGGGGTGCGCCGCCATGCCTTGCAGGGCGGCGGCCAGGGCGGCGGGATCGCGTTCGGGAACGAGGCGGCCGGTGCGCCCGTCCTCGACCGCCCAGGGCAGGTCCGCGTGACGCGTGGCGAGTACGGGCAACCCGGCGGCAAGCGCCTCGACGACCACGATCGGCAGGCCGCCCTCGGTGTCGCCGCTTGCGGCCGTGCGGGACGGTGCGATGAGCAGGTCGGCACGATCGAGGGCCTCGCGGACC
The nucleotide sequence above comes from Candidatus Tanganyikabacteria bacterium. Encoded proteins:
- a CDS encoding response regulator transcription factor yields the protein MRVLVIEPDSSTAEVVSFALAGGGMEPVRAQTARAGLEIALAGHVRAVVVDQALPDLAGFDVCRVIRDHGDLPVVMIAGCDREETVIRAFAAGADDILVKPLRLAELVARLQALLRRASRFAADQEQALERGPFRLDQSRLEVTMAGRRDPVRLTPLEAKLLGLLMVNANHVMTKARLQELIWGYQNDSSGDLLKTHVRHLRVKLEAMPSFPRYIQTINGVGYTFVLPKVPELPDLPDVVVGVAQGLPAVASS